A region of Nitrospirota bacterium DNA encodes the following proteins:
- a CDS encoding DUF948 domain-containing protein: protein MNTIILTVLTGVVTILAAVMIPLLLEIRRTVAALRQTTEQNLNPALQELQETLKSVRQITDNVNVITYDVKQFSGAIQQIGSKINAANAIVDSITSSMTIRTLSLNAGVRAAVSFFIANLRRKGERS from the coding sequence ATGAATACGATTATTTTAACTGTCTTAACCGGTGTTGTGACCATTCTCGCTGCGGTAATGATCCCTCTGCTCCTTGAAATCAGACGCACCGTAGCTGCGTTGCGCCAGACAACCGAGCAGAACCTGAACCCTGCGCTTCAGGAACTCCAGGAGACGCTGAAGAGCGTGCGGCAGATAACGGATAATGTGAATGTTATAACCTATGACGTTAAGCAGTTCTCCGGCGCCATCCAGCAGATCGGCAGCAAGATCAACGCGGCAAATGCAATCGTGGACAGCATCACCTCATCAATGACCATACGGACTCTAAGCCTGAACGCAGGCGTCAGGGCAGCTGTATCATTTTTTATTGCCAATTTACGCAGAAAAGGAGAGAGATCATGA
- a CDS encoding YtxH domain-containing protein codes for MKDEGFGSGSLLLSFLLGGVVGAGLALLVAPQSGEATRRKIKELADDIKDRTNDYINEAREKVGSVTDEGKGFYDEKKSLIKAAIDAGKEAYEKEKEKFAKG; via the coding sequence ATGAAAGACGAAGGTTTTGGATCAGGATCACTATTATTATCATTTCTTCTGGGAGGCGTTGTAGGTGCCGGCCTGGCATTGCTCGTTGCACCCCAGTCCGGAGAAGCGACCCGCAGGAAGATAAAGGAACTGGCCGATGATATCAAGGACAGGACGAATGACTATATCAATGAGGCCAGGGAAAAAGTCGGTTCTGTCACTGATGAAGGCAAAGGATTCTATGACGAGAAGAAGTCCCTGATCAAGGCTGCCATCGATGCAGGCAAAGAGGCTTACGAAAAGGAAAAAGAGAAGTTCGCAAAGGGTTAA
- the hypB gene encoding hydrogenase nickel incorporation protein HypB: MKVKVVTKILEANERIARENRRLFDNAALFVINLMSGPGAGKTSILEKTLTLKTGLRIGVIEGDIAGSDDAERIEKHGAPVVQINTGGACHLDANMIHEVLQDLPLQDLDLLFIENVGNLVCPAEFKVGEDIKVMVLSIAEGHDKPLKYPLMFQESSALLLNKIDLAPYLDVDINKIKKDALSLNPGLKIFEISCKTGEGLSAWTDWLKEKALRS, encoded by the coding sequence GTGAAGGTCAAGGTCGTAACCAAAATACTTGAAGCAAATGAACGTATAGCACGCGAAAACCGCAGGCTTTTTGATAATGCCGCCCTGTTTGTGATCAACCTCATGAGTGGCCCGGGGGCAGGCAAGACTTCCATCCTTGAAAAGACCCTGACCCTAAAGACCGGACTGAGGATCGGCGTTATTGAGGGCGACATTGCAGGCAGCGACGATGCAGAGCGCATTGAAAAGCACGGGGCTCCGGTTGTCCAGATCAATACCGGAGGCGCCTGCCATCTCGACGCCAACATGATCCATGAGGTGCTTCAGGACCTCCCGCTCCAGGATCTTGACCTGCTCTTCATAGAGAATGTCGGGAACCTTGTCTGCCCTGCTGAATTCAAGGTCGGCGAGGATATCAAGGTCATGGTCTTAAGCATTGCAGAGGGCCACGACAAGCCGCTCAAGTATCCTCTGATGTTCCAGGAATCATCTGCCCTGCTTCTGAACAAGATCGACCTTGCTCCTTATCTTGATGTTGATATCAACAAGATCAAAAAAGACGCATTGTCCCTTAATCCGGGCCTGAAAATTTTCGAGATCTCCTGCAAGACCGGTGAGGGCCTTTCTGCATGGACCGACTGGCTTAAGGAGAAGGCGCTGAGAAGCTGA
- the hypD gene encoding hydrogenase formation protein HypD, which yields MNRTIQAIKELMISIGRPVKLMEVCGTHTVAIFRHGIRDLLPKEIRLLSGPGCPVCVTSIRDVDTAIEIAKQYDVIVTTFGDMMRVPGDRQTLSQAKAEGGDIRIVYSPLDALKLAEKNPSRTVVFFATGFETTSPLVAGTLAEAEARGILNFFIYSVHKTVPPALNALLNAPDVQIDGFILPGHVSTIIGLKPYAFLAADYHKPSVVTGFDAADILNGVLMLLQQIAGNRAAVENEYAKVVKEEGNPRAVSLLHEFFEPEDAYWRGIGVLPGSGLRLKERYRHRDVMKKYTIIVPEGQEPKACSCGDVLKGIKIPTDCALFGKACTPDKPVGACMVSTEGSCAAYYKYIGTALQPAADLKKGD from the coding sequence ATGAATAGGACCATACAGGCGATAAAGGAACTTATGATTTCTATCGGCAGGCCGGTAAAGCTGATGGAAGTCTGCGGTACACACACGGTCGCCATATTCAGGCATGGGATTCGGGATCTGCTGCCGAAGGAGATCAGGCTTCTGAGCGGGCCGGGATGCCCTGTCTGCGTTACTTCGATCAGGGATGTTGATACGGCAATAGAGATCGCCAAACAGTATGATGTGATCGTTACCACCTTCGGCGATATGATGCGTGTACCCGGGGACCGGCAGACCCTTTCCCAGGCAAAGGCGGAGGGGGGGGATATCAGGATCGTATATTCGCCTCTCGATGCACTGAAGCTTGCCGAAAAGAATCCGTCCAGGACGGTTGTATTTTTTGCAACAGGATTTGAGACGACATCGCCCCTCGTAGCCGGGACTCTTGCCGAGGCCGAGGCAAGAGGGATCCTGAATTTTTTTATCTACTCTGTGCATAAGACCGTTCCGCCCGCCCTGAATGCGCTGCTTAACGCGCCTGATGTGCAGATCGACGGTTTTATCCTTCCGGGTCATGTCAGCACGATCATCGGACTGAAACCGTATGCATTTCTTGCTGCTGATTATCACAAACCGTCGGTTGTGACCGGGTTCGACGCTGCAGATATCCTGAACGGCGTTCTGATGCTGCTTCAGCAGATAGCCGGAAACAGGGCAGCTGTTGAGAATGAATATGCCAAGGTCGTAAAAGAGGAGGGAAATCCCCGGGCTGTTTCTCTGCTGCATGAGTTCTTTGAGCCTGAAGACGCATATTGGAGAGGTATCGGCGTGCTGCCCGGCAGCGGTCTCAGACTGAAGGAGAGATACCGTCATCGCGACGTCATGAAAAAGTATACGATCATTGTCCCTGAAGGACAGGAACCAAAGGCCTGTTCGTGCGGCGATGTGCTGAAGGGCATAAAGATCCCGACTGACTGCGCTCTTTTCGGAAAGGCCTGCACGCCTGACAAGCCGGTTGGGGCATGCATGGTCAGCACCGAGGGAAGCTGCGCAGCATACTATAAATATATTGGCACGGCGCTTCAGCCGGCTGCAGATCTGAAAAAGGGAGATTAG
- the hypA gene encoding hydrogenase maturation nickel metallochaperone HypA: MHELSIAQNVLEIVSEQCTRSGHTKIDSVNLRIGRASGIMPDALIFAFDAIKSDSIARDAVLNIEEIPVTGLCNDCSHSFIVQEEYILNCPACKGSSFQIRSGRELDIIDMEVS, translated from the coding sequence ATGCATGAGCTTTCGATCGCTCAGAACGTGCTCGAGATCGTTTCTGAACAATGCACCAGGAGCGGGCACACAAAAATAGATTCGGTTAATCTCCGGATAGGCAGGGCGTCAGGGATCATGCCTGACGCCCTCATTTTTGCTTTTGACGCGATCAAGTCAGACTCGATCGCCCGGGATGCTGTGCTGAATATTGAAGAAATCCCGGTGACAGGCCTTTGCAATGATTGCTCTCACAGCTTTATCGTTCAGGAGGAATACATTTTGAACTGCCCGGCCTGCAAAGGCAGCTCCTTTCAGATCAGATCAGGCAGGGAGCTGGATATTATAGATATGGAGGTCTCGTAA
- a CDS encoding carbamoyltransferase HypF, protein MPDRKDCITIAIQGIVQGVGFRPFVYKLATELRINGFVSNTSEGVVITAEGEDLTLFIERIRQEAPPLARIMKMDIIPAEAGGFTEFLITGSSEAGSFTLISPDIAVCDACFRELFDRNDRRYLYPFINCTNCGPRYSITKSVPYDRKNTTMQEFILCEQCSSEYHDPRDRRFHAQPNACAACGPEVSLLDSTGKEMAAADPIRKAIGLLKQGKIIAVKGLGGFHIVCDALNAEAVERLRTEKRKNNKPFALMAPDRESIRMQCVASAAEEELLTGFQRPVVLLRKKEGTALPSAVSPGNARLGFMLPYTPLHYLLFYYPLEGQELPAYPHFRALVMTSGNISEEPIIISNNEAVERLSVIADAFLVHNRDIFMRVDDSVMRVGNETAEAGRLPGNGNVEDAHPLSFSPDLLPCFLRRARGYAPEPIPLMTDGPDLLGCGADMKNTFTLLRGKYAIVSQHMGDMENYETVRFFEETLENLKTVYRAEPTAIVHDLHPGYFSANWALSYGKKQNLRTIAIQHHYAHIGSVMAEHGLSRKIIGVAFDGSGYGADGTLWGGEFLVADTRGFRRAGHLKQVALPGGEQAVREPWRVAVSYLKDAFGSDLMPFLGPTGFIEKYGRKKISDILQIADKRNFSPLSSGAGRLFDAVSALIGICDLNTFEGEASMALESLAVNGVDEDYPVDIHLDDLIEVDFGYTIIAIVDDLGKKVDRGIIAAKFHNTVAMAIIRVVLKLSLMNNIKTVALSGGVFQNRYLLEKVRDSLRTEALMLYVNEKVPCNDAGISLGQVFLAREMMKAEGSS, encoded by the coding sequence ATGCCTGACCGGAAAGATTGCATTACCATAGCCATTCAGGGGATCGTTCAGGGCGTCGGCTTCAGACCCTTTGTGTATAAGCTTGCCACTGAATTAAGGATCAACGGTTTTGTCTCGAATACCTCAGAAGGTGTTGTTATCACGGCAGAGGGTGAGGATCTCACCCTCTTTATCGAGAGAATAAGGCAGGAGGCGCCTCCTCTTGCACGGATCATGAAGATGGACATTATCCCTGCAGAAGCGGGCGGCTTTACCGAATTCCTGATCACGGGCAGTTCTGAGGCAGGCAGTTTTACGCTCATATCCCCGGACATCGCTGTCTGCGATGCCTGCTTCAGAGAGCTGTTTGACCGCAACGACAGAAGATATCTTTATCCGTTCATCAACTGCACGAACTGCGGACCCCGGTATTCGATCACAAAGTCTGTTCCCTATGACCGGAAGAATACGACCATGCAGGAATTCATACTTTGCGAACAGTGCTCTTCTGAATACCACGACCCGCGTGACAGAAGGTTCCATGCCCAGCCGAATGCCTGCGCTGCATGCGGGCCTGAGGTGTCACTTCTCGACAGCACCGGAAAAGAGATGGCAGCTGCGGATCCGATCAGGAAGGCCATTGGTCTGCTGAAGCAGGGAAAGATCATTGCGGTGAAGGGCCTCGGAGGATTTCATATTGTCTGCGATGCTCTGAATGCCGAAGCTGTAGAACGCCTGCGGACAGAGAAGAGAAAGAATAATAAGCCCTTTGCGCTTATGGCTCCTGATAGGGAATCGATCAGGATGCAGTGTGTTGCATCGGCAGCCGAAGAAGAGCTCCTCACTGGATTTCAACGGCCGGTTGTGCTTCTGAGGAAGAAGGAAGGGACTGCTCTGCCGTCTGCTGTTTCACCCGGGAACGCCCGTCTGGGGTTCATGCTGCCCTATACGCCTCTGCACTATCTGCTGTTCTATTATCCTCTGGAGGGACAGGAGCTTCCCGCTTATCCGCACTTCAGAGCGCTTGTCATGACAAGCGGCAATATCAGCGAGGAGCCGATCATCATATCCAATAACGAGGCAGTCGAAAGGCTCTCAGTCATTGCCGATGCCTTCCTTGTGCATAACAGGGATATTTTTATGCGCGTTGATGATTCTGTGATGAGAGTAGGGAATGAGACAGCGGAGGCCGGTCGTTTACCGGGGAACGGTAATGTCGAAGATGCTCACCCGCTATCCTTCAGCCCTGATCTGTTGCCATGCTTTCTTCGTCGTGCGCGCGGTTATGCCCCTGAGCCAATACCTCTTATGACTGACGGCCCTGATCTGTTGGGATGCGGTGCTGATATGAAAAACACCTTTACGCTCCTCAGGGGTAAGTATGCGATTGTAAGTCAGCATATGGGTGACATGGAGAATTATGAAACGGTCCGGTTCTTTGAAGAGACCCTCGAAAACCTGAAAACCGTTTACCGGGCAGAGCCGACTGCAATTGTTCATGATCTCCATCCCGGTTATTTTTCTGCGAACTGGGCCCTTTCTTATGGGAAAAAGCAGAATCTGAGAACGATCGCGATCCAGCATCACTATGCCCATATCGGCTCTGTCATGGCAGAGCACGGTCTCAGCAGAAAGATCATCGGTGTTGCCTTTGACGGCAGCGGGTATGGGGCGGACGGCACGCTTTGGGGCGGCGAGTTCCTTGTTGCTGACACCAGGGGTTTCAGGCGCGCCGGTCACCTGAAGCAGGTTGCGCTTCCCGGGGGTGAGCAGGCAGTCAGGGAACCCTGGCGCGTTGCAGTGAGCTATCTGAAGGACGCCTTTGGCAGCGATCTTATGCCATTCCTCGGGCCGACCGGATTTATCGAAAAGTACGGCAGGAAAAAGATATCGGACATTCTTCAGATCGCCGACAAAAGGAATTTCTCGCCGCTTTCGTCAGGAGCCGGAAGGCTTTTTGATGCCGTATCAGCGCTGATCGGAATTTGTGATCTGAACACCTTTGAGGGAGAAGCTTCCATGGCGCTCGAATCCCTTGCTGTGAACGGCGTTGACGAGGACTACCCTGTGGACATTCACCTTGATGACCTCATAGAGGTCGATTTTGGGTACACCATTATCGCCATTGTCGATGACCTGGGTAAAAAAGTCGACAGAGGGATCATCGCGGCGAAATTTCATAATACGGTAGCCATGGCGATCATCAGGGTTGTCTTAAAGCTTTCTTTGATGAATAATATAAAGACCGTAGCCCTGAGCGGCGGCGTTTTTCAGAATCGGTATCTGCTTGAGAAGGTCAGAGACAGTCTGCGCACAGAAGCGCTGATGTTATACGTAAATGAGAAAGTTCCCTGCAATGATGCAGGGATCTCACTGGGCCAGGTATTTCTGGCAAGAGAAATGATGAAAGCAGAAGGAAGCTCATGA
- a CDS encoding tetratricopeptide repeat protein — MTDKTKIKITSKTSHEFSSNISVDNVTYHVQTEDMGRKSCKIITNVFLKGEIIASKKSDYAHLLKIKDLDARIADLMEKHHKNVIASFIADQSKKQKLKAEYFSEVQQLLRRGKGRQALDTLREGLENYPTDAFLLSYYGCLIALVENNTKDGIAICENAIKALDISMPFGSEFFYPVFYLNLGRAYLKAGRKAEAIKTLQQGLKNDPENSDIQWEMRKLGSRKKPPVPFLKRSNPINKYIGLLLGKPAK; from the coding sequence ATGACAGACAAGACGAAAATCAAAATCACCTCAAAGACCTCTCACGAGTTCAGCAGCAACATATCAGTGGACAATGTGACCTATCATGTCCAGACCGAGGACATGGGCAGAAAATCCTGCAAGATTATTACGAATGTCTTTCTGAAGGGGGAGATTATTGCCTCAAAGAAATCTGATTATGCCCATCTGCTCAAAATAAAAGATCTTGATGCGCGGATAGCTGACCTTATGGAGAAGCATCACAAGAACGTTATCGCCAGTTTTATCGCGGATCAATCAAAGAAACAGAAACTCAAGGCGGAATACTTCTCGGAAGTGCAGCAGCTGTTAAGACGTGGCAAGGGCAGGCAGGCCCTCGATACGCTTCGGGAGGGACTTGAGAACTATCCCACAGATGCCTTTCTTCTCTCATACTACGGCTGTCTCATCGCCCTCGTCGAGAATAACACCAAGGATGGCATTGCCATCTGCGAAAACGCCATTAAAGCACTGGATATCTCTATGCCCTTTGGCAGTGAATTCTTTTATCCTGTTTTTTATCTGAACCTCGGAAGGGCGTATCTGAAGGCAGGCCGCAAGGCTGAAGCGATCAAGACACTGCAGCAGGGTCTGAAGAACGACCCTGAAAACAGCGACATTCAGTGGGAGATGAGAAAGCTCGGCTCACGAAAAAAACCGCCTGTACCATTTCTGAAGAGGAGTAATCCGATCAATAAATACATCGGCCTGCTCCTTGGCAAGCCTGCAAAGTAG
- the ribD gene encoding bifunctional diaminohydroxyphosphoribosylaminopyrimidine deaminase/5-amino-6-(5-phosphoribosylamino)uracil reductase RibD, translating into MTDEAYIRRTLVLARRAEGMTSPNPMVGALLVRRGRIIAEGYHKKAGTAHAEVIAIEKAGLDASDSTLYVSLEPCCHKDKRTPPCTEKIRTAGIKKVVVAMKDPNPKVAGKGIDELRRAGIEVISGILEEKARQLNEFYISHITTHRPFVILKVAMTLDGKIATPEGESKWITGDKARKEVHMLRGKVDALLTAIGTIKADDPLLTCRTGRMKSPIRIILDPHLEIKSDANVLNCPPGTIIVASDGSSKKKLKMLQTRGISIMEHVGSRVDLQWLMKQLGTEGIVSVLVEGGSSLASSCLEAGIVDKVIFYIAPKIIGGERSFPAVGGKAFRRLQDAHVLTRTSVRRLGDDIVIEGYVHKQ; encoded by the coding sequence ATGACAGATGAAGCGTATATCAGGCGGACACTCGTGCTTGCCCGACGAGCAGAAGGCATGACAAGCCCTAATCCGATGGTCGGCGCGCTGCTGGTCAGGCGCGGCAGGATCATCGCCGAGGGCTATCACAAAAAGGCAGGCACAGCGCATGCCGAGGTGATTGCGATCGAAAAGGCCGGTCTGGATGCATCGGATTCAACGCTCTATGTCAGCCTTGAACCGTGCTGCCATAAGGACAAGCGAACACCTCCCTGCACCGAGAAGATCAGGACAGCAGGCATAAAAAAAGTCGTTGTGGCAATGAAAGATCCAAATCCCAAGGTGGCGGGCAAGGGTATCGATGAACTCAGAAGAGCCGGTATCGAGGTCATTTCAGGCATTCTCGAAGAAAAGGCCCGACAACTTAATGAATTCTATATCAGCCATATTACGACGCATCGCCCTTTCGTAATCCTCAAGGTCGCCATGACCCTTGACGGGAAGATCGCGACCCCGGAGGGAGAATCAAAATGGATCACCGGCGATAAAGCCCGAAAAGAAGTACACATGCTGAGGGGAAAGGTCGATGCTCTTCTGACAGCCATTGGCACCATAAAGGCTGATGACCCCCTGCTCACCTGCAGAACCGGCAGGATGAAGAGCCCGATACGGATTATCCTTGACCCGCATCTGGAGATCAAATCCGATGCAAACGTGCTGAACTGTCCGCCCGGGACAATCATCGTTGCGAGTGATGGATCATCAAAGAAAAAGCTGAAGATGCTGCAGACAAGAGGCATTTCGATTATGGAACATGTTGGCAGCAGAGTTGACCTGCAATGGCTCATGAAACAGCTTGGAACTGAGGGGATCGTTTCAGTGCTCGTCGAAGGGGGCTCATCCCTCGCATCCTCCTGTCTTGAGGCAGGGATCGTTGATAAGGTCATTTTCTATATTGCGCCGAAGATCATCGGGGGAGAAAGATCATTTCCGGCAGTCGGGGGAAAGGCCTTCAGACGCCTTCAGGACGCTCATGTGCTGACAAGAACATCAGTCCGTCGCCTCGGAGATGATATTGTTATCGAAGGTTACGTTCATAAGCAATGA
- the hypE gene encoding hydrogenase expression/formation protein HypE produces MRVERIQLSHGGGGRLMHQLVRDYFVPSFHLQTLNDSAVVEGMPAGKIALTTDSYVISPYFFPGGDIGLLSVCGTVNDLSMAGARPLYLTTGFILEEGMPIEDLKKILASMKTVADEVGVKIVAGDTKVVEKGKGDGIYINTAGVGIVDEGIDLSPHRIRAGDKIILSGSIGNHGMAVMAERNGISFEPPILSDVRALSSLVRSMLATTGEIRVLRDPTRGGIATTLKEFATDSSKCMIIDEEALQVRPGVQGACDLLGLDPLYVANEGILIAVVAPQAADELVSVMKRTREGSETAVIGEVAEQPKLMVLLRTKIGGTRIIDMITGEQLPRIC; encoded by the coding sequence ATTAGGGTGGAAAGGATCCAGTTGAGCCATGGAGGGGGAGGACGGCTGATGCATCAGCTGGTGAGAGATTACTTTGTCCCCTCTTTTCATCTTCAGACACTGAACGATTCAGCTGTTGTTGAGGGAATGCCTGCCGGGAAAATAGCCCTTACAACGGACTCTTATGTCATATCTCCGTATTTCTTCCCCGGCGGCGACATTGGCCTGCTGTCTGTCTGCGGAACGGTAAATGACCTTTCAATGGCAGGGGCGCGGCCTCTCTATCTCACGACCGGATTCATTCTTGAAGAGGGCATGCCCATAGAAGATTTGAAGAAGATCCTCGCATCCATGAAGACTGTTGCGGACGAGGTCGGCGTAAAGATCGTGGCAGGAGACACCAAGGTTGTTGAGAAGGGCAAGGGAGACGGCATCTATATCAACACTGCAGGCGTCGGTATTGTCGATGAAGGCATAGACCTTTCCCCTCATAGGATCAGAGCCGGAGATAAGATCATTCTGAGCGGCTCGATCGGCAACCACGGCATGGCAGTCATGGCAGAGAGGAACGGCATCAGTTTTGAACCCCCTATCCTGAGCGATGTCCGTGCTCTCAGTTCCCTGGTCCGGTCCATGCTCGCAACGACCGGAGAAATTCGCGTACTGCGGGATCCGACCCGAGGGGGTATTGCCACAACGCTCAAGGAGTTTGCGACTGATTCGTCAAAGTGTATGATAATAGATGAAGAGGCGTTACAGGTTCGGCCGGGCGTGCAGGGTGCCTGCGACCTGCTCGGCCTTGATCCGCTGTACGTGGCCAATGAGGGGATTCTTATCGCTGTTGTTGCTCCACAGGCGGCTGATGAGCTTGTCAGTGTGATGAAAAGGACAAGGGAAGGCTCAGAAACAGCGGTGATCGGTGAGGTGGCTGAGCAGCCGAAGCTGATGGTTCTTCTCAGGACAAAGATAGGCGGTACCAGAATTATTGATATGATTACCGGCGAACAATTGCCGAGGATATGTTAA
- a CDS encoding radical SAM protein, protein MNKALTDHLSHCKCCPRRCGVDRLNGKTGFCGVSSDILISHAGLHFGEEPPISGTGGSGTIFFSGCNLRCVFCQNFQISQEFKKGYTRILSEDDLVSEMLRLQDAGAHNINFVSPSHMIFQMADAIRSARQKGLVIPVVYNSNGYDSVEALRQIRGLVDIYLPDIKYLDNRPGKKFSLVDDYADIVPDALREMLDQTGSLKMDNAGIAMRGLQVRHLVLPGQLDNSRNCLRFLADLSPDIHVSIMSQYSPQYKAGAYPRINRSLTEDEYDEITDYALGLGLRNAFVQELNSRDHYLPDFDQESPFNPNS, encoded by the coding sequence ATGAATAAAGCGTTAACAGATCACCTGTCCCATTGTAAATGTTGCCCGCGCAGATGCGGGGTGGACCGGCTTAACGGGAAGACCGGTTTTTGCGGGGTGAGTTCAGACATTTTAATTTCCCATGCAGGTCTGCATTTTGGGGAAGAACCGCCCATCTCCGGAACAGGAGGTTCAGGCACCATTTTTTTCAGCGGCTGCAATCTTCGCTGCGTGTTCTGCCAGAATTTTCAGATAAGCCAGGAATTTAAGAAGGGATATACCCGGATTCTCTCAGAAGATGATCTGGTATCTGAAATGCTGCGGCTTCAGGATGCCGGTGCACATAATATCAACTTTGTCTCGCCGTCTCATATGATCTTTCAGATGGCTGATGCGATCAGGAGTGCCAGGCAAAAGGGACTGGTTATTCCTGTTGTGTACAATTCGAACGGTTATGATTCCGTGGAAGCACTCCGGCAGATTCGGGGTCTTGTTGATATTTATCTTCCGGATATCAAATATCTGGACAACAGGCCCGGAAAAAAGTTTTCTTTGGTAGACGACTATGCAGATATTGTTCCCGATGCTCTCAGGGAAATGCTGGATCAGACAGGCAGCCTGAAAATGGATAACGCAGGCATAGCCATGCGCGGGTTGCAGGTCCGGCATCTGGTATTGCCCGGGCAATTGGACAACAGCCGGAACTGCCTCCGTTTCCTGGCAGACTTGTCGCCGGATATTCATGTCAGCATCATGTCGCAGTATTCTCCACAATATAAGGCAGGCGCTTATCCCCGGATCAACCGGTCACTGACAGAAGATGAATATGACGAGATTACGGACTATGCACTTGGGCTGGGCCTTAGGAATGCCTTTGTACAGGAACTCAATAGCCGTGACCATTATCTGCCTGATTTTGATCAGGAAAGTCCTTTCAACCCGAACAGCTAA